The window CCAGTCGCGGACCCGCGAGACGACCGCGACCATGCACGACAGGTAGACCACGCCCCCCGTCACGTGGAGGCCATGGAAGCCTGTGATGATGAAGAAGCTTGTCCCGAAGAGCGAGGCCCCCCACGGGTTGCCGAAGATCTTCAACCCCTCGCTGATCAGCTTGGTCCACTCGTACGCCTGAAGCCCGACGAAGAGCGCGCCGCCGAGGAGCGTCAGCACCAGGAAGAAGATCGCGCCCTGCTTGTTCTGCAGCTTGACGGCTTCGAGGCCCTTGACCATGGTGACGCTCGAGCAGATGAGCAGGAACG is drawn from Candidatus Rokuibacteriota bacterium and contains these coding sequences:
- a CDS encoding cytochrome c oxidase subunit 3 — its product is MSQVATVHAAVEPAESPLTPESWGKLGMWIFLVGDAMGFATLLCGYGAMRYGSADWPSPYDHLGIALTALMTFLLICSSVTMVKGLEAVKLQNKQGAIFFLVLTLLGGALFVGLQAYEWTKLISEGLKIFGNPWGASLFGTSFFIITGFHGLHVTGGVVYLSCMVAVVSRVRDWRWTYNVVEISGLYWHFVDLVWIMVFTFVYLL